The Longimicrobium sp. genome includes the window TGTTCTCGATCGCGTCGGCAGGCCCGGATCGTGGGAGCCGAGGACCGCCACGGACTGCCCTACCGCCGCAGATACTCGTCCACGTTCCTCGCGAGCACGTCGAGCGGCACGTTGCCGCCCAGGACCACGGTATCGTTGAACGCCTTGAGGTCGTACCTCGCCCCGAGCGCGGCCTGCGCACGCTCGCGCTGCCGGTTGATCTCGCTGTGGCCCACCTTGTAGCCGCACGCCTGTCCCGGCCACGAGCAGTAGCGATCCACCTCGCTGGCCACCTCCAGCGGGTTGGAGCCGTTCACGTCCACGAAGAACCGCACGCCCTGCTCGCGCGTCCACCCCTTGGCGTGCAGTCCGGTATCCACCACCAGGCGGCACGCCCGGAACGCGATCGACTGCAGGTACCCCAGCCGGCCGACGGGATCGCGGTCGTACGCGCCCAGCTCGTCGGCGAGCTGCTCGGCGTAGAGCGCCCAGCCCTCGGAGTACGCGTTGAACGCCAGCATCTGGCGCACCAGCGGCATGTCGTGCGTGTACTCGCCCTGCCAGATGTGGCCGGGGATCGCCTCGTGGAAGGCAAGGTCCGCCAGGCTGTACCTGCTGTGCAGGTCCGTGGTGCGGAGGTTGATCCAGAAGCGGCCGGGGATCTTGCCGTCCACCGACCCGGCGCCGCCGTACGCGGCCGGCGCGCCCGGCTCCTCCTCTGGCGGCAGGCGCTTCACCTCCATGTTCGGGTTGACGACGGTGTTGAACGCCCGCGGCATCTGCGCGCGGATCCACGCCAGCCGCTCGTCGATGAAGCGCCTGATCTCGGCGCGTCCCGCGTCCCCCTCGGCGAACTTGTAGCGCGGATCGTTCGCCAGTGCGTTCATCCGCGCGCCCACGGTGCCCTGCGTGTAGCCGGCTTCCTTCAGGATCGTGTCCATTCGCGCATGCAGCCGCGCCAGCTCGCCGCGGCCCAGCTCGTGTACCTCGTCCGGCGACATCGTGGTGGTGGTCGACGCCTTGAGGGCCCAGCGGTAGAACTCCGCGCCGTGCGGCCGCGTCCCGATGCCCGGATCGTTCGTGGCGACGGCGCGCTGTGCCTCCAGCTCCCGGATCTGGCGGTCCAGCGCCGGCGCGATCTCCTGCGCGGCGATGCGTCGCGCGCGCCCGGCCCAGTCGCCGGGGATGTTGCGCGTCCGCCGCTCCAGCGACTCCACGAGCATCCCGCCAGCGCGCGCGCCCTGCGCGGAGAGGCGCATCTGCGGCAGCGCCTTGTCCAGCAGGAAGGCGGGCGGCACTAGGCCGACCGCGCGCGCCTCCCGCACGCGCTCCAGCTCGCCGTCCAGCTGCCGCGCGTACGACTGAAGCCGCGCGAGGTACGCCTCGGCGTCGGCGGCGTTCTCGACGGTGTGGTCGCTGTCCAGGAAGCGGGGGACGTCCAGGTACGCGCCGACGTTCTGGATGACCACGTACGGCGTGTTGCGCCAGCCGCCGACGGTGATGTCGCCGTAGGGGAGCGCGAATCCCTCGAGCGCCGTCGTGTAGGCGCTGCGGACGACTTCCACGCTGGTCCGCACGGCGTGCGAGAGGCGGCTGGCATCGACGGCCGCGAGCTGGCCCAGGTCCGCGCGCAGCTGCTGCGCCACGCGCCGCTGCCCCGCCGGGGAGCGATCGGCCAGCCGGGCCCGGAGCTCGGCCCGCGCGCCGACATCCAGACCGAGCGAGGTCGCCGACTCCGGGAAGAGGTTCAGGAGGTCGTTGCCGATGCGGTCGAGGAGCACGATCGCGTTCCGGTCGGCGTCGGTCGCGGGGATTGCCGCGGCAGCCGGCGGCGTGCGGGCGCCGCCGCACGCGGAGACGAGCGGCAGCGCGGCGACGGATGCCAGTGCGGCCAGCATCTCCCTGCGCGTGAGGAGTCCGTAGGGGGTCGGATCGTTCGACATCGTCAGGGGCTCGGTTTCAGGCGTTGATGGTTGACCACAATGTGGACTCGCTCGGCCCGATGCGACAGCCTCCCGTGACAAACGCGGCCAGGTGCTCGCTGATCGGCGCCGGCGAAATTAGTCAGGCGTGTGGAATCACCATGCGAGCCGCTTGCGTCCCGCGCATCACGGGCTTATATACAACCATATGGTTTCACATCATTCGCTCAGTGACGCGGAGACCGACCGCGTCTTTCACGCCCTCGCCGATGCGACGCGCCGGGACATCGTCGCGCGGGTGCTGGCGGGGGAGCAGGCGTCGATCTCCGCGCTCGCGGGCCGCTACGAGATGTCGTTCGCGGCGGTGCAGAAGCACGTCGCCGTCCTGGAAGGAGCGGGGCTGGTGACGAAGCAGGCGCAGGGCCGCGAGCGCATCGTCCGCGGCAACCCGGAGCGGATCGCGCGTGCGCGCGAGCTGCTCGCCCAGCTCGAGGAGTTGTGGAAGGCCCGCTTCAGCCAGATCGACGCCCTGTTCTCCGACACCCCTTCCCAGGAGTAACCCATGCCCGTCACCTCCGTCTCCTCCGACGCGAACGCCCTCACCCTCACCGTCATCGGCGACTATCCCGTGCCGGTAGAGCGCCTCTGGGCGGCCTACGCGGACCCGCGGCAGCTGGAACGGTTCTGGGGGCCGGAGACGTGGCCCGCCACCTTTACCCGGCACGACATGGAGGTCGGCGGCCGCTCCGAGTACTACATGACGGGGCCGGATGGGAGCACTCCGCGCGGCTGGTGGCGCTTCGTCGCGGTGGAGCCGGTGCGCCGCATCGAGCTCGAAGACGGCTTCGCGCACGACGACGGCACCCCGAACGACGCGATGCCGAGCATGCGCATGGTCTTCACCTTTGAGCCGACCGCCACCGGCTCCCGCTTCACCAGCGTCACCACCTTCCCCAGCGCAGAGGCGATGCAGCAGTTGGTGGAGATGGGGATGGAGGAGGGTCTGCGCTCGGCGCTCGGACAGCTGGACGGCGTGCTGGCCGAACCCGCCCCGACGGAGCGCGCCGTCTGATCGACGGCAGGCGGAAGGGCCGCGCCCGGCACGGGTTCGGCCCATGCCGCGCAGCCCGCCGGACGCCGCGAGGTGCGCGATCCGGCTGTCCCCGGCCGGAGGCGTCAACAATCCCGAAGCAAGGCTGGAGCATGGCGCGGCGTGCGCCATCGTGGAGGGCCGCGGCAGCCGCGGTCTCTTTCACCCTCCGGGAGAGCATGCCCTTTTTGCCAAGGTGTTCCCCCGCCAGGATTTCTCGATAATCAGAGTTCCACGGTCCTCACGTCTTCCCCGGCGCGCGCTCCAGAGCCGACATAATTTCCTTGCATGTGCCGCGGGCCGTGTGTAGCTTGGCATCCTGGTTCACCGTGCAGGGCATCAGGATTCACACGCCTCATCCGCCGCGCTGTTCGCGGCATTCTCGTGGACTTCCTCCCACGACCCTGAGGGCGGCCGTCCGGTCTCACCGCTACAACAGCCCATCCATCACTGAGCCTGCCTGCCCGCGGCATGCGTCCAATCATAACGAAGGCCGAGATCATCATGCCCAAGCGACACAAACAATCGGTTCCCCACCACGCGGACCTCCTCATCGTAGGTGCCGGAATCGCGGGCCTGTACTGCGCCTGGCGATATCTGGAGAAGCACCCCGGGCACCGCGTGGTCATCGTCGAGCGGCTGAACCGGGCAGGCGGACGCCTGCAGACGGATCTGGTGGAGCTGGAGGCAACCGCTGGCAAGTCCATCGTAGTGCGCGACGAGGAGGGCGGGATGCGCTTCAACTACGACATGGCGGAGCTGATGGCGCTATTCCACAGGTTGGAACTGTGTGATCAGATCGTCCCGTTCCCCATGTCCGGCAACAACAACCGCTACCTTTTCCGCGGCCGGGGCTTCACGTACGAAGAGGCGATGGAGCGGCCCCAGCTGTGGAGCGAGCTGTTCCGCCTGGCCCCTGAGGAGCGGAATCGGCAGCCGGTGAAGCTGCTGGAGGAGGCGTATCACCGCGTGCTGCAGGCCAACAAGGCGGAACCCCCGGAGCACCCCACACCAGAGTTCTGGCAGAAGCTGCGTATCGAGTTCACCTGGAACGGCACGCCGCTCTACCGGTGGCAGCTGTGGGGGCTGCTGCGCGACATGGGCCACAGCGAAGAGTGCTGCGTGATGCTCGCGCAAACCATGGGCTTCGAAGGGCCGTTCTGGTCCACCATGAATGCCGGTGAAGCATTCCAGCTCATGGAAGACTTTCCCCAGAATCCCACCTACTTCACCTTCGAAAAAGGCTACGGCATT containing:
- a CDS encoding SRPBCC domain-containing protein, with the protein product MPVTSVSSDANALTLTVIGDYPVPVERLWAAYADPRQLERFWGPETWPATFTRHDMEVGGRSEYYMTGPDGSTPRGWWRFVAVEPVRRIELEDGFAHDDGTPNDAMPSMRMVFTFEPTATGSRFTSVTTFPSAEAMQQLVEMGMEEGLRSALGQLDGVLAEPAPTERAV
- a CDS encoding DUF885 domain-containing protein; its protein translation is MSNDPTPYGLLTRREMLAALASVAALPLVSACGGARTPPAAAAIPATDADRNAIVLLDRIGNDLLNLFPESATSLGLDVGARAELRARLADRSPAGQRRVAQQLRADLGQLAAVDASRLSHAVRTSVEVVRSAYTTALEGFALPYGDITVGGWRNTPYVVIQNVGAYLDVPRFLDSDHTVENAADAEAYLARLQSYARQLDGELERVREARAVGLVPPAFLLDKALPQMRLSAQGARAGGMLVESLERRTRNIPGDWAGRARRIAAQEIAPALDRQIRELEAQRAVATNDPGIGTRPHGAEFYRWALKASTTTTMSPDEVHELGRGELARLHARMDTILKEAGYTQGTVGARMNALANDPRYKFAEGDAGRAEIRRFIDERLAWIRAQMPRAFNTVVNPNMEVKRLPPEEEPGAPAAYGGAGSVDGKIPGRFWINLRTTDLHSRYSLADLAFHEAIPGHIWQGEYTHDMPLVRQMLAFNAYSEGWALYAEQLADELGAYDRDPVGRLGYLQSIAFRACRLVVDTGLHAKGWTREQGVRFFVDVNGSNPLEVASEVDRYCSWPGQACGYKVGHSEINRQRERAQAALGARYDLKAFNDTVVLGGNVPLDVLARNVDEYLRR
- a CDS encoding metalloregulator ArsR/SmtB family transcription factor, whose product is MVSHHSLSDAETDRVFHALADATRRDIVARVLAGEQASISALAGRYEMSFAAVQKHVAVLEGAGLVTKQAQGRERIVRGNPERIARARELLAQLEELWKARFSQIDALFSDTPSQE